In a genomic window of Piliocolobus tephrosceles isolate RC106 chromosome 1, ASM277652v3, whole genome shotgun sequence:
- the UBL4B gene encoding ubiquitin-like protein 4B yields MFLTVKLLLGQRCNLKVSGQESVSTLKKLVSKRLKVPEEQQHLLFRGQLLEDDKRLSDYCIGPSASINVIMRPLEKMALKEAHQPQPQPQPLWHRLGPVLAKHFEPQDAKAVLQLLRQEHEERLQKISLEDLEQLAQYLLAEKQHMEPAGERELKAKARPQSSCDMEEKEEAAADQ; encoded by the coding sequence atgttCCTCACAGTCAAGCTGCTCCTGGGCCAGAGATGCAATCTGAAGGTGTCAGGGCAAGAGAGCGTATCCACGCTGAAGAAACTGGTATCCAAGCGGCTGAAGGTGCCTGAGGAGCAGCAGCACCTGCTTTTCCGCGGCCAGCTCCTGGAGGATGACAAGCGCCTCTCCGACTACTGCATTGGGCCCAGTGCTTCCATCAATGTCATCATGCGGCCCTTGGAGAAGATGGCGCTAAAAGAGGcccaccagccccagccccagccccagcccctgtggCACCGGCTGGGACCTGTCCTAGCTAAACACTTTGAACCACAGGATGCCAAGGCCGTGCTGCAGCTGCTCAGGCAGGAGCACGAGGAGCGCCTGCAGAAGATAAGCCTGGAGGACCTGGAGCAGCTGGCCCAGTACCTCCTGGCAGAGAAGCAGCATATGGAGCCAGCTGGAGAGAGGGAGCTCAAGGCGAAGGCACGGCCTCAGAGCTCCTGCGAcatggaggagaaggaggaggcagcAGCTGATCAGTAA